A region of Myxococcus stipitatus DSM 14675 DNA encodes the following proteins:
- the bamA gene encoding outer membrane protein assembly factor BamA: MPGPVRAQVNGGAPSQAPSPSTPAPTPQEPERPSDAPVEEAPASSEEEANRVVEIRVEGNKRVEAEAIRRALRTKVGQPWDPARSSEDLRAVWALGYFQNVELLRQRMPRGIAYVVRVEERPVVRSVSLKGNEELNKDDFKDDIEVKANTILDLETVRNTVKKIQAKYVEKGFFLAEVSHEIKPSAEGSGSVDVVIVINEHAKVMVKQITLIGAEKVTASELKETMITREGGFFSFFTGEGTYREDAFQRDLAVIQIAYYDRGFINVKIDKPTVQLSADKRYIYITLRITEGEPYDIGKIDIAGDLLPDVSKEQMMGLMRSRSKDRFNRSQLSQDILGLSDVYYDRGYAYANINPVTSVNADNRTVDLTFDVQKGPQVTIERIDVSGNTKTRDKVIRRELRVYEGELYSGTGVRRSKERVTALGYFETVEITQRPGSTDDTIVLQVEVKEKATGTFQVGLGFSNVENFIFTAQISQNNFLGWGQSVSASAQISSLRSLVQLSFYDPYFLDTNYLLSAEFFRVQADYEGFIRNSTGGTVSIGYQFIDDLLGTIGYTREWVNVEAGSNLGAVLLANQFKSGTTSAARLSLSFDRRDNRLFPSRGFYHVGSVEFAPDFLGGTFLFNRYTATSRLYFPMPLGFVFKTNASLGYIQQLDADKPLPISEQYYVGGINSVRGYFLRSISPTQKVPRSSSPDATVTDFLVGGNKQLVFNFELEFPIFEKAGLRGVLFYDAGNAYASNERFFEDKQDKLPLGLFHSAGFGFRWFSPIGPLRFEWGIPLTRRPEDERILFEFTIGNFF, encoded by the coding sequence GTGCCTGGCCCCGTCCGGGCACAGGTGAACGGGGGTGCGCCTTCTCAGGCCCCATCTCCGAGCACTCCCGCGCCCACTCCCCAAGAGCCCGAGCGCCCCTCGGACGCCCCCGTTGAAGAAGCCCCTGCCTCGTCGGAGGAAGAGGCGAACCGGGTGGTGGAGATTCGAGTCGAGGGCAACAAGCGCGTGGAGGCCGAGGCCATCCGCCGCGCCCTGCGCACCAAGGTGGGTCAGCCTTGGGACCCCGCCCGCAGCTCGGAAGACCTCCGGGCCGTGTGGGCCCTGGGGTACTTCCAGAACGTGGAGCTGCTCCGGCAGCGAATGCCTCGTGGCATCGCCTACGTCGTCCGGGTGGAGGAGCGGCCCGTGGTCCGCTCCGTCTCGCTCAAGGGCAACGAGGAGCTCAACAAGGACGACTTCAAGGACGACATCGAGGTCAAGGCCAACACGATTCTGGACCTGGAGACCGTGCGCAACACGGTGAAGAAGATCCAGGCCAAGTACGTGGAGAAGGGCTTCTTCCTCGCCGAGGTCTCCCACGAAATCAAACCCTCCGCCGAGGGCAGTGGGAGCGTCGACGTCGTCATCGTCATCAACGAGCACGCCAAGGTGATGGTGAAGCAGATCACCCTCATCGGCGCGGAGAAGGTCACCGCGTCGGAGCTCAAGGAGACGATGATCACCCGCGAGGGAGGCTTCTTCTCCTTCTTCACGGGCGAGGGCACGTACCGCGAGGACGCCTTCCAGCGCGACCTGGCCGTCATCCAGATCGCCTACTACGACCGCGGTTTCATCAACGTCAAGATCGACAAGCCCACGGTCCAGCTCTCCGCGGACAAGCGCTACATCTACATCACCCTGCGCATCACCGAGGGCGAGCCGTACGACATCGGGAAGATCGACATCGCGGGTGACCTGCTCCCCGACGTCTCCAAGGAGCAGATGATGGGGCTGATGCGGTCCCGCTCCAAGGACCGCTTCAACCGCTCGCAGCTGTCGCAGGACATCCTGGGCCTGTCGGACGTGTATTACGACCGCGGCTACGCGTACGCGAACATCAACCCCGTCACCAGCGTCAACGCGGACAACCGCACGGTGGACCTGACCTTCGATGTGCAGAAGGGCCCGCAGGTCACCATCGAGCGCATCGACGTCAGCGGCAACACGAAGACGCGCGACAAGGTCATCCGCCGCGAGCTGCGCGTGTACGAAGGCGAGCTCTACAGCGGCACGGGCGTGCGCCGGAGCAAGGAGCGCGTCACCGCCCTGGGCTACTTCGAGACGGTGGAGATCACCCAGCGCCCGGGCAGCACCGACGACACCATCGTCCTCCAGGTGGAGGTGAAGGAGAAGGCCACCGGTACCTTCCAGGTGGGCCTGGGCTTCTCCAACGTGGAGAACTTCATCTTCACGGCGCAGATCTCCCAGAACAACTTCCTGGGCTGGGGCCAGAGCGTCTCCGCGTCCGCGCAGATCTCCAGCCTGCGCTCGCTGGTGCAGCTGTCGTTCTACGACCCGTACTTCCTGGACACGAACTACCTGCTGTCCGCGGAGTTCTTCCGCGTCCAGGCGGACTACGAAGGCTTCATCCGCAACTCCACCGGTGGAACCGTCTCCATCGGCTACCAGTTCATCGACGACCTGCTGGGCACCATCGGCTACACCCGTGAGTGGGTGAACGTGGAGGCGGGCTCGAACCTGGGCGCGGTGCTGTTGGCCAACCAGTTCAAGTCGGGCACCACCAGCGCGGCGCGGCTGTCACTCTCCTTCGACCGCCGCGACAACCGCCTGTTCCCGTCGCGCGGCTTCTACCATGTCGGCTCGGTGGAGTTCGCCCCGGACTTCCTTGGCGGCACGTTCCTCTTCAACCGCTACACCGCGACCTCGCGCCTGTACTTCCCGATGCCGCTGGGCTTCGTCTTCAAGACGAACGCCTCCTTGGGCTACATCCAGCAGCTCGACGCGGACAAGCCGCTGCCCATCTCCGAGCAGTACTACGTGGGTGGTATCAACAGCGTCCGTGGCTACTTCCTGCGCAGCATCAGCCCGACCCAGAAGGTGCCTCGCTCGAGCAGCCCGGACGCCACCGTCACGGACTTCCTCGTCGGCGGCAACAAGCAGCTCGTCTTCAACTTCGAGCTCGAGTTCCCCATCTTCGAGAAGGCCGGCCTGCGCGGCGTGCTCTTCTACGACGCGGGCAACGCGTACGCCTCCAACGAGCGCTTCTTCGAGGACAAGCAGGACAAGCTGCCACTCGGCCTCTTCCACTCGGCGGGCTTCGGCTTCCGCTGGTTCAGCCCGATCGGCCCCCTTCGCTTCGAGTGGGGCATCCCGCTCACCAGGCGGCCGGAAGACGAACGGATTCTGTTCGAGTTCACTATCGGCAACTTCTTCTGA
- a CDS encoding ABC transporter ATP-binding protein — MTLLSIRNVFKSYFLHGKRIDILRSVSLDIAKGELVSLVGASGAGKSTFLHVLGTLDAPAAGEVFFEGRSVFAMNDAEIAEFRNRTIGFVFQSHYLLPEFTALENVAMPALIQRRERTGAYAYARELLERVGLGQRVDHRPGELSGGEAQRVALARALVLKPAVLLADEPTGNLDPATGEGIHQLLRDVNRELGITAVVVTHNETLARSMPRRLRLAGGQVSEA; from the coding sequence ATGACGCTGTTGTCCATCCGCAACGTCTTCAAGAGCTACTTCCTGCACGGAAAGCGCATCGACATCCTGCGCTCCGTGTCGCTCGATATCGCCAAGGGAGAGCTCGTGTCCCTGGTGGGCGCCTCCGGCGCTGGCAAGAGCACCTTCTTGCACGTGCTGGGCACCCTGGATGCCCCCGCCGCGGGCGAGGTCTTCTTCGAGGGCCGCTCCGTCTTCGCCATGAACGACGCGGAAATCGCCGAGTTCCGCAACCGCACCATCGGCTTCGTCTTCCAGAGCCACTACCTCCTGCCGGAGTTCACCGCCCTGGAGAACGTGGCCATGCCCGCCCTCATCCAGCGCCGGGAGCGCACCGGGGCCTACGCCTACGCCCGGGAGCTGCTGGAGCGGGTGGGATTGGGGCAGCGGGTAGACCACAGGCCAGGGGAACTGTCCGGTGGTGAAGCCCAGCGGGTGGCCCTGGCCCGCGCCCTGGTGCTCAAGCCCGCTGTCCTCCTCGCCGACGAGCCGACGGGCAACCTGGACCCGGCCACCGGCGAGGGCATCCACCAGCTCCTCCGGGACGTCAACCGGGAGCTGGGCATCACCGCCGTGGTGGTCACCCACAATGAGACCCTGGCCCGTTCCATGCCCCGCCGCCTGCGGCTGGCCGGCGGGCAGGTGTCGGAGGCTTGA
- a CDS encoding ABC transporter permease, whose translation MHSAERQTVHRWSFIWAGALVALVGFTLLGVSISASGAWAEVGSFLGLSLFGWGGVVQAVNGTALLPAQAAVKESLLLGQPGFLLLGAVVWVAGWSLVALGIRRAPEPTGGPSPAAGAPLYPRLARYRDFYWSTLGAYGGGVLLAELVYIFLQTMLSSGVPSTELGIARDAGGGLAMPPTVAFGISLVGAAFVAFVSGFIGASRAQRLALPEATIGVFYLGLPVPILLTLMERIPALQLALGYRLREVTYVAGLIGRPELAYWLTFTGLVLALVLGINTGFIAAGSGRVDLKLGFELFVARRHVAVFRPSLLLGTLAVLMFGIIPPLLVYFIIRSAEAAVERTRIRALGMADPLAASEALHNLKLREQSPTMMMTALSVGGVGVGVMALIIVLSVMSGFEADLQKKILGTNAHVVVTRYAGDLPEYSKVMDTVGKVPGVEGQTPFIINQVMIASEGNVDAVIIKGIDPATVGEVTDLPKNILGGGSLDILHTPEKILSRGLDEESAPSEGGAGEDAGDDIIRRSGKPKKTPVLPGIIIGRELASQLRVVVGDRVNVVSPLGTELGPMGPLPKNRAFRVAAVFYSGMYEYDAKFVYILLKEAQDFFSVHGATGIELKVLDIDDARRIAGQVVKTLGGYPYRARDWGEMNKNLFSALRLEKLVMGIILSIIIIVAAGLIVATVIMLVLEKRKEISVLKALGVPDGGIVKIFLAEGLQIGVAGGVLGLFSGLSWCLFIEKVGIKLDPEVYYIPALPVRIEPLQTALAVVIAVLVTYLASIYPALKASSVEPVEGLKAE comes from the coding sequence GTGCACTCGGCAGAACGGCAGACCGTCCACCGCTGGAGCTTCATCTGGGCCGGGGCACTCGTCGCCTTGGTGGGGTTCACCCTCTTGGGGGTGTCCATCTCCGCGTCCGGTGCCTGGGCGGAGGTGGGCTCCTTCCTGGGCCTGTCCCTCTTCGGGTGGGGTGGGGTGGTCCAGGCGGTGAACGGGACGGCGCTCCTGCCGGCGCAGGCGGCCGTGAAGGAGTCCCTGCTGCTGGGTCAGCCGGGGTTCCTGCTGCTGGGGGCCGTGGTCTGGGTGGCGGGCTGGAGCCTGGTGGCCCTGGGAATCCGGCGCGCGCCGGAGCCCACCGGAGGGCCGAGCCCCGCGGCCGGGGCGCCGCTGTACCCGCGCCTGGCGCGCTACCGTGACTTCTACTGGAGCACGCTGGGGGCCTACGGCGGCGGTGTCCTGCTGGCGGAGCTGGTCTACATCTTCCTGCAGACGATGCTGTCCAGCGGCGTGCCCTCGACGGAGCTGGGCATCGCGCGGGACGCGGGCGGGGGGCTGGCCATGCCGCCCACCGTCGCGTTCGGCATCTCGCTGGTGGGGGCGGCCTTCGTCGCCTTCGTGTCCGGCTTCATCGGGGCCTCCCGGGCGCAGCGGCTGGCGCTGCCGGAAGCCACCATCGGCGTCTTCTACCTGGGCCTGCCCGTTCCCATCCTCCTCACGTTGATGGAGCGCATCCCCGCGCTCCAGCTCGCGCTGGGCTACCGGCTGCGCGAGGTGACGTACGTGGCGGGCCTGATTGGCCGGCCGGAGCTGGCGTACTGGCTGACCTTCACGGGGCTGGTGCTCGCGCTGGTGCTGGGCATCAACACGGGCTTCATCGCCGCGGGCAGCGGGCGTGTGGACCTGAAGCTCGGCTTCGAGCTGTTCGTCGCGCGCCGCCACGTGGCGGTGTTCCGACCGTCGCTGCTGTTGGGCACGCTGGCGGTGCTGATGTTCGGCATCATCCCGCCGCTGCTCGTCTACTTCATCATCCGCTCGGCCGAGGCCGCCGTGGAGCGCACGCGCATCCGCGCGCTGGGCATGGCGGATCCGCTGGCCGCATCGGAGGCGCTGCACAACCTGAAGCTGCGCGAGCAGTCGCCCACCATGATGATGACCGCGCTGTCGGTGGGCGGCGTGGGCGTGGGCGTCATGGCGCTCATCATCGTGCTGTCGGTGATGAGCGGCTTCGAGGCCGACCTCCAGAAGAAGATTCTCGGCACCAACGCCCACGTGGTGGTGACCCGGTACGCGGGGGACCTGCCCGAGTACTCCAAGGTGATGGACACCGTCGGCAAGGTGCCTGGTGTCGAGGGGCAGACGCCCTTCATCATCAACCAGGTGATGATTGCCTCCGAGGGCAACGTCGACGCCGTCATCATCAAGGGCATCGACCCGGCCACGGTGGGCGAGGTGACGGACCTGCCCAAGAACATCCTGGGCGGCGGCTCGCTCGACATCCTCCACACCCCGGAGAAGATCCTCTCGCGCGGCCTGGATGAAGAGTCGGCTCCGTCGGAGGGTGGGGCAGGGGAGGACGCGGGAGACGACATCATCCGCCGCTCGGGCAAGCCGAAGAAGACGCCCGTGCTGCCCGGCATCATCATCGGCCGCGAGCTGGCATCGCAGCTTCGCGTGGTGGTGGGGGACCGGGTGAACGTGGTGTCCCCGCTGGGCACGGAGCTGGGGCCCATGGGGCCCTTGCCCAAGAACCGCGCCTTCCGCGTGGCGGCCGTCTTCTACTCGGGGATGTACGAGTACGACGCCAAGTTCGTCTACATCCTGCTCAAGGAAGCGCAGGACTTCTTCAGCGTCCACGGCGCCACGGGTATCGAGCTGAAGGTGCTCGACATCGACGACGCGCGCCGCATCGCCGGGCAGGTGGTGAAGACGCTGGGCGGCTATCCCTACCGGGCCCGCGACTGGGGAGAGATGAACAAGAACCTCTTCTCCGCGCTGCGCCTGGAGAAGCTGGTGATGGGCATCATCCTGTCCATCATCATCATCGTGGCCGCGGGTCTCATCGTCGCCACGGTCATCATGCTGGTATTGGAGAAGCGCAAGGAGATCTCCGTCCTCAAGGCGCTGGGAGTCCCGGATGGAGGCATCGTGAAGATATTCCTCGCCGAAGGTCTCCAGATTGGTGTCGCCGGGGGCGTCCTGGGCCTGTTCTCCGGCCTGTCCTGGTGCCTCTTCATCGAGAAGGTGGGCATCAAGCTGGACCCCGAGGTCTATTACATTCCCGCGCTGCCGGTGCGCATCGAACCTTTGCAGACCGCGTTGGCCGTCGTCATCGCGGTGCTCGTCACCTACCTGGCGTCCATCTACCCGGCCCTCAAGGCGAGCAGCGTGGAACCGGTGGAAGGCCTCAAGGCGGAGTAG
- the lysS gene encoding lysine--tRNA ligase — protein sequence MADDQNNDLGSKEQEIYDQRLEKAAKWREAGFNPYGNGHRPQHLAADILAKHADDTAESLEQTPVTYDVAGRLIAMRSFGKAAFIKLRDRSGEIQVHMKKDALAEAYEVFKLCDLGDFLSATGTLFRSKTGELTLAATKFAPLTKSLRPLPEKWHGLTDVEIRYRQRYLDLVSNPDVKQTFLRRNKLIRFIRNFLDARDFVEVETPMMHPLVSGAAARPFSTHHNALDIDLYMRIAPELYLKRLVVGGLERVYEVNRNFRNEGISTRHNPEFTMLEFYQAYATYEDLMDLSEEMISEAAKAVTGDTKVKYGEHVLDFGKGWKRISMTEAIREGVGGALSDKDMSDPDKLRHELLKTTRGEAERRAIETMNHGELVGALFEAHVEHTLIHPTFITHFPTAVSPLARRNDQNPDVADRFELYVAGREIANAFSELNDPLDQKGRFQSQLDAKQRGQQETMDYDEDYIRALEHGMPPTAGQGIGIDRLAMLFTDSQSIRDVILFPLLKPLAK from the coding sequence ATGGCTGACGACCAGAACAACGACCTGGGCTCGAAGGAGCAGGAAATCTACGACCAGCGGCTGGAGAAGGCCGCCAAGTGGCGGGAGGCGGGCTTCAACCCGTATGGCAACGGCCACCGCCCCCAGCACCTCGCCGCGGACATCCTCGCGAAACACGCTGATGACACCGCCGAGTCGCTCGAGCAGACGCCCGTCACGTACGACGTCGCCGGTCGCCTCATCGCGATGCGCTCGTTCGGCAAGGCCGCCTTCATCAAGCTGCGGGATCGCTCCGGAGAGATCCAGGTCCACATGAAGAAGGACGCGCTGGCGGAGGCCTACGAGGTCTTCAAGCTGTGCGACCTGGGTGACTTCCTCTCCGCCACGGGCACGCTGTTCCGCTCGAAGACGGGCGAGCTGACGCTGGCCGCGACGAAGTTCGCGCCGCTCACCAAGTCCCTGCGCCCGCTGCCGGAGAAGTGGCACGGCCTGACGGACGTGGAGATCCGCTACCGTCAGCGCTACCTGGACCTCGTGTCCAACCCGGACGTGAAGCAGACGTTCCTCCGGCGCAACAAGCTCATCCGCTTCATCCGCAACTTCCTCGACGCGCGTGACTTCGTCGAAGTGGAGACGCCGATGATGCACCCGCTCGTGTCGGGTGCGGCGGCGCGTCCCTTCTCCACGCACCACAACGCGCTCGACATCGACCTGTACATGCGCATCGCTCCAGAGCTGTACCTGAAGCGACTGGTGGTGGGCGGCCTGGAGCGCGTCTACGAGGTGAACCGGAACTTCCGCAACGAGGGCATCAGCACCCGGCACAACCCCGAGTTCACGATGCTCGAGTTCTATCAGGCGTACGCCACGTACGAAGACCTGATGGACCTGAGCGAGGAGATGATCTCCGAGGCGGCCAAGGCCGTCACCGGCGACACGAAGGTGAAGTACGGCGAGCACGTGCTCGACTTCGGCAAGGGCTGGAAGCGCATCTCCATGACGGAGGCCATCCGCGAGGGCGTGGGCGGCGCGCTGTCCGACAAGGACATGTCGGACCCGGACAAGCTCCGGCACGAGCTGCTCAAGACGACGCGCGGCGAGGCCGAGCGTCGGGCCATCGAGACGATGAACCACGGCGAGCTGGTGGGCGCGCTCTTCGAGGCCCACGTCGAGCACACCCTGATTCATCCCACCTTCATCACCCATTTCCCCACCGCGGTCTCCCCGCTGGCCCGCAGGAACGACCAGAACCCCGACGTTGCGGACCGCTTCGAGCTGTACGTGGCGGGTCGCGAAATCGCGAACGCGTTCTCCGAGCTGAACGACCCCCTGGACCAGAAGGGGCGCTTCCAGTCTCAGCTCGACGCGAAGCAGCGGGGGCAGCAGGAGACGATGGACTACGACGAGGACTACATCCGAGCACTCGAGCACGGCATGCCGCCCACGGCCGGCCAGGGAATCGGGATTGATCGGCTCGCGATGTTGTTCACGGATTCTCAGAGCATCCGCGACGTCATCCTGTTCCCACTCCTCAAGCCACTGGCGAAGTAG
- a CDS encoding anti-sigma factor family protein, with translation MNHREARALFLALADDELPAPQAQAVRSHLDGCDECRHGWEGYSRTVRRLQNVEREKAPPALASVVMTRVRRQRRFGLRGLHMAHMQHRFPVEILIPILLAVAVAAFLVLAAP, from the coding sequence ATGAACCACCGCGAGGCGAGGGCCCTGTTCCTCGCGCTCGCCGACGACGAGCTGCCTGCCCCTCAGGCGCAGGCGGTGCGCTCGCACCTGGACGGCTGCGATGAGTGCCGCCATGGGTGGGAGGGATATTCGCGCACGGTGCGACGTCTTCAGAACGTGGAGCGCGAGAAGGCACCGCCAGCGCTGGCCTCGGTGGTGATGACTCGCGTGCGTCGGCAGCGGCGCTTCGGTCTGCGGGGCCTGCACATGGCTCATATGCAGCACCGCTTCCCCGTCGAGATTCTCATCCCCATCCTGCTCGCCGTGGCCGTGGCCGCCTTCCTGGTGTTGGCGGCCCCCTGA